The Fibrobacter sp. UWT2 genomic sequence GTAGAGTGTCTGGTCGACTTGTTGGCGGTATCATCGGATCTTCCTACTGGTACGGAAATAGCACGGTCACGATTACTGACAATTCCAATAGAGGAATGGTTCTTGCTTCTGGAGAAGGCCCTGTTTCTGCAGGGGGAATTGTTGGCTATGCACTTAGGGCTTCTGTTACTAGAAACTTTAATGCTGGCTTGGTTGAAGGAAGGACTGCTTTAGGTACGCTGACTGTTGGTGGTGTTGTGGGTAGGCTGGATACTGCAAATGTTTTTGCGAATAATGGAAACTGGGGACGGGTTCATGTGCTATCTGGTAAAGAAGTTTATGCAGGTGGCTTGGTTGGACGGAGTAAGGGAAGCCTTGAACGATCTAGCTTGAGTCCAGGTACCTATTACAATTCGGCGATTCTTTCGGCTTCGTTCAATTATGGTCCTGTGAGTGTCAAGTCTTCTGATAGCGTCGCTTATGCGGGTGGACTTTTGGGTTATAATTATGGCTCGGCCGTTTATACCAGCTATAATAGGGGATCTGTAATCAACGAAGGTAAATCGACTCGTAAATATACGGGTGGAATAGCATCTGTTGTAGAGGGCGGACGAATCTCGGGCGGGTACAATTATTCGGATTCGTTGTCTGGAGACGGTGTCGCTTCTCTGGTGTATGAATTTGTGGGAAGTTGGAATTACTTGGATAAGTACTATTATGGGGGCTCTACCGTGCCGGCCGTGGTCAAGTACTCGTCAGATTCCTCGAATACTTATAAAAAGGATAGCCTTGTTTTCAAGACCTTTGATGAAATGCAGGGAACTCTTGATTTCTTGACGGAATCCGACTGGAAATTCGGCGACTGTTTGCCTAAAATAGCATATGATACGACTTCGACTTGTGTGTCTACGGGAATTGCAGATTCCTATGGCGATTCGGACAAGCCGTATGAGGTGAGTTTCCTTGAATCGCTCGTGTATGTAACAAGCGATACCTCTAGTCATGATGGGCCGACGCCGGTTGTTCCTGCGGTGGTGAAGGTCGTTGCGCCTACGATGCATGTCGAGGTGACGGCACACAATGTGATGGTGACGGATCTTGCCGAAAACGCCCCTGTGATGGTGTTCGATATGCGCGGTCGCTTGGTGACATCGGCAAGAGCCCACGGAACTTCCGTGAATTTGTCAATTCCGAAGTCGGGTTGTTTCTTGGTTCGTAGCGGTAAACAATCTCGCCTGATTGTTGTCCGGTAACTTAGAAGTTTTTTGTTAGGAGATTCGCTATGTTGAAAATGTGCTTGGCAGTAGCAATGACTCTGGTTGCCCAGGTGGCTTTTGCCGCTATAGGCGATTCGACGAAATTCGATCAAGACAAATTTGAACGAATCGGCGATACGCTGTACTACAAGATTTCTACTGCCGAGCAGTTTGAAAAACTGCTCGAAGGCGTGCGAATCGAAACGGACGGCTATGTCGTTGGCTTAATCGAAAATGACCTTGTCATGGGCAAAGATACGGTCCATTTGGCAAAGAACAAAATGTCCATCGATACGAGCGGACGTTGTATGAACTTGTATCTTAACGGTCAGGGCCATACGATTTACGGCTTGAACATGTCTAGAGCCATGTTCTACTGCGTCGAAAACCTTGTGGAAAACCTGACGATTGCAAATAGCCGTTTTGAAAACGATGATGGATTGTCTGCTGCTGGCGTTGCTGTTCATTTAAAGGAAGATGCTTGTGTCCGTAATGTGAAAATCCGTAACAGCGTTGTGAAAAGTGAAGACATCGCTGCAGGTCTTGTGGCGTATAACGACGGCGCCATGCTTAACGATACGAATGAAAACTCGCTGGTTTCTTCGACCAATATCGCAGGCGGCCTTGCGGGCTCGCTTCGCTATGTGTTAATAAACTCCCGTAACAGCGGACGTGTGTCGGGGCGTGTTGCAGGCGGTCTTGTGGGCACGGGCGATAAGCTGGGTACAGACGGGGGTACGATTACGGGCTGCTCTAACAATGGAATGATTCTTGGCAATGGAAGCGGATCTGTTTCGGTAGGCGGTATTGCAGGGTATGCTCACCGAACAACGTTTAATAGCCTGAAAAATACGGGCTTGATCGAAGGCAAGTCTACATCGGGAACGCTTACGGTGGGCGGAATTGTAGGCAGACTTGATTCTACGCAGAATGTCATAGACTGTGGCAACTGGGGGAGAATCCATGCTCTTTCAGGTAAGAAAGTCTATGCCGGCGGTATAGTGGGCTTGTATTATGGCGAACTCCAAATGGTGGGAGAAACGCTTAGTCGTGCTTCCTGTTTGGTAACCTCCTATAATTATGGACCGGTAACAGTCAAGGCATCCGAAGATTTTGCCTATGCGGGCGGCCTTGCGGGGTATATAACGGGATCGCTAATTTCGGCTGATTACAACAGGGGCACCGTGAAAAACGAAGGTTCTTCGAAAAATCGGTATACGGGGAGCCTTGCGGCAATAGTGGATTGGTGCATGGTTGCAGGCAACTATAGTTATGTGGATACTTTGACCGGAAGTCATACCGCTTCGTTGGTGTATGAATTTGCAGGGACCAATAATTCTATGTATAGATCGTATTATGGCGGCGTAGAGGTTCCCCCAGTCGGTAAATACTCGGATGATCCGACGAATATGTACCAAAAGGATTCGTTGGTGTCTTTAGGCTTTGAAGAAATGAAAGAAGCTCTTCAGATTTATGACGGCGGTAATTGGGTGCGGACGGACTGCATGGCTCAGGCGAAGACGGATACAAACACCGTTTGCACTGTAAAGGTGATTGCCGATTTCTTCGGTGATTCCGATAAGCCTTATGAGGTGACTTTCATTGACGAGGGCAAGACTTTTGTTGCGCCGAAGGTGAAAACGCCGCATCTGAAGGTCGTTGTCTCTGCCCGAAACATTTCAGTTTGGGGGGCTGTCGCGAATCGCCCGGTGCAGGCGTTCGACATGCAGGGAAACTTAGTGGCGTCGGCTAGACCTGTGGGGGCTGTCGCGACTCTCGCTGTGCCGAAAGCCGGTGTTTACATCGTGCGTCATGGAAATGAATCCCGCAGAGTGACAATCCGTTAAAGTTGAAACGGATTGTTCCGCCATACTGCGGCCATTTTGGCTGTAATAATTTTTTTCTGTTTTCGTAGCCTTGCGCCACTCGTAAGGCTTTTGACTTATTTCTATATTTACGGCAACAAATCAGATAAACAATTCACCGCCATGAGCCCGAACTAGCTGAAAGGCAGCGACGATGATCCGGTAGTGGCGTTCCGTAGGAATGTCCTATGACACTTATGATTCTTAAAATGATCGGTTGCCTTGCGCTCCTCATGTTCGGCATGAAGACCATGAGCGAAGGCTTGCAGAAACTCACGGGCGGTCACTTGCGTGCTGTCCTTGGAACCATGACCAAGCACCGCATCGGAGGCCTTCTCACTGGTACTTTTGTGACGGCCTCGGTGCAGTCTTCTACCGCTACGACCGTCCTTACCGTAAGCTTCGTTAACGCTGGCCTGCTCACATTGAGTCAGGCCATTCCTGTTATCATGGGGGCAAACATCGGTACAACGGCCACGGCCTGGATCATGTCCATATTCGGGTTCCAGTTCAACATGAGCTCGGTGGTGTGGCCCTTCTTCGCCCTCGGTATCATCCTTTCTTACACCAAGAAGAATTCGACCAAGAGCATCGGCGAATTCGTATTCGGTTTCGCGTTCATGTTCCTCGGCCTTACCACGCTGCGTGAAAATGCGGTGGCCATGGACTTGGCACATAACCAGACGGTCATCAACTTCTTTGCGACGACCGGCGGTTGGGGAATCTTCAGTACGCTCCTGTTCTTGTTGCTGGGTAGCATCCTTACCATGTGCGTGCAGTCGTCTGCGGCTATCATGGCGATTACGCTTTTGCTCTGCAGCAGCGGAGTGCTTCCGATTTACCAGGGCATTGCGCTTGTGATGGGCGAAAACATCGGAACCACGGTGACTTCGAACCTTGCGGCCCTTTCGGCAAGTACGCAGGCAAGGCGCGCCGCCTTGGCTCACATGCTTTTTAACGTGTTCGGCGTGGTGTGGGTGTTGATTGTGTTCCGCCCGTTCGTGAATATGGTTTGTAGCATCGTTGGGTTCGACCCGACGTTTGTGCCGCACACCGACGAAGAAGTTGCGCAGGCGGGTGTGCGTGTGACTTACGCGCTTTCTGCCTTCCATACGGCATTCAACCTCTGCAACGTGCTTATCCTCATCTGGTTCATCAAGCCGATGGAAAAAATCATCTGCAAGATTATCCGCGAAAAGGAAGACGGCGAGGATTTCAAGGTCAAGTTTATCAGTGCAGGCCTTATGAGTACCGCAGAGCTTTCACTCTTCGAAGCCCGTAAGGAAATCAACCTGTTTGCAGCCCGCACGCAGAAAATGTTCCGTATGGTGCCCGAACTGCTCGAGATGAAGGACGAAAACGATTTCGTGAAGCTCTTTGCCCGCATCGAGAAGTACGAAGGCATTAGCGACAACATGGAAATCGAAATTGCCAAGTACCTGAACCAGGTTTCCGAAGGTCGCTTGAGCCCCGAAAGTAAGACGAACATTCAGTCGATGCTCCGCGAAATTTCTGAAATCGAAAGTATCGGCGACGCTTGCTACAATATGGCCCGCGCCATCAACCGCAAGTTTAGGAGCACCGACGACTTTACCGAAGAGCAGTACAACCGCATCAAGCACATGATGCAGCTTTGCGACAAGGCTCTTACAAACATGATTGATGTCATTGGCGATGTGGTAACTGCTGACGCAAACCGTACGCTGAATATGGAGAACGAAATCAACGATTATCGCAAGCTCCTCAAGGAGAAAAACATTGCCGATATCGAATCGCAAAAGTACAGCTACCAGATGGGTGTTCACTACATGGACGTGGTGAACGACTGCGAAAAACTCGGCGACTATGTGGTGAACGTGGTCGAGGCTCATACAAACAAGAAATTCTCGACCTAAGAGAATTCGCCTATAAACTTCGTCATACTGCATCACGCGAGCTCTCGCTGTATGTTTTATACAGCTTCGGCTCGCGTTCTTTGTCTGACTCGTTTCTAGGTGAATTTTGGTAATAAGGGTTGCAATTCTGCGTCTCGCAATATTTTTATATTTGTTGTCTAGTTGGTTATAAATAAAAAAGGAGGGCTGTATGAAAAAAATTATAGCTTTGATTTTTGCCTTGTTCTTTGCTACTGCGGCTGTCGCGGAATCGTTTGTGGCTTCGGAAAAGATTACGCAACAGGTTCTGGCTGGCAGCCTTACCCAGACTGTGGCTGCGGGCGATGAGATTGCGCCGATTAGAATTTTATATGAGAATATAGATGAAAATAAACATCAATCGGGTGGTATTTCTGACCTTGGCTTGACGGAAAAATGGACAGGTCCTGTTTGTGAAATTTTTGGGAAGATTAGCAGAAATATTGCTGCCCAAACGGTAAATGCTTATATCTTGGTGCAAGACGATGAAGGCAAGTATGCCAAGATGGATATAACATTTGAAATAAAAGAAAGAGAGTTTAAGTTTGAATGGAATGATGCTAGCGGAGAAATGAACCAAACCGTCAAAGCTGGCGAAACCATGGTGCCTATCGTTTTCGATTATGAGGCAATTTCTGTATGGGGCGTGAGTGGACTGCCTTCCGGCCTTAAAGGAGATATTGATGGAGATGTTTATGCAATAATCATTGCTGGC encodes the following:
- a CDS encoding Na/Pi cotransporter family protein, which translates into the protein MTLMILKMIGCLALLMFGMKTMSEGLQKLTGGHLRAVLGTMTKHRIGGLLTGTFVTASVQSSTATTVLTVSFVNAGLLTLSQAIPVIMGANIGTTATAWIMSIFGFQFNMSSVVWPFFALGIILSYTKKNSTKSIGEFVFGFAFMFLGLTTLRENAVAMDLAHNQTVINFFATTGGWGIFSTLLFLLLGSILTMCVQSSAAIMAITLLLCSSGVLPIYQGIALVMGENIGTTVTSNLAALSASTQARRAALAHMLFNVFGVVWVLIVFRPFVNMVCSIVGFDPTFVPHTDEEVAQAGVRVTYALSAFHTAFNLCNVLILIWFIKPMEKIICKIIREKEDGEDFKVKFISAGLMSTAELSLFEARKEINLFAARTQKMFRMVPELLEMKDENDFVKLFARIEKYEGISDNMEIEIAKYLNQVSEGRLSPESKTNIQSMLREISEIESIGDACYNMARAINRKFRSTDDFTEEQYNRIKHMMQLCDKALTNMIDVIGDVVTADANRTLNMENEINDYRKLLKEKNIADIESQKYSYQMGVHYMDVVNDCEKLGDYVVNVVEAHTNKKFST